In Zingiber officinale cultivar Zhangliang chromosome 1A, Zo_v1.1, whole genome shotgun sequence, a genomic segment contains:
- the LOC122025497 gene encoding transcription factor MYB61-like: protein MGKHSCFYKQKLRKGLWSPEEDEKLVEHINKYGHGSWSSVPKLAGLQRCGKSCRLRWINYLRPDLKRGTFSQQEEDLIIRLHEAMGNKWSQIAAQLPGRTDNEIKNYWNSCIKKKLMQSGINSRKHAVEAHKVAETMCSDSLAPSSSNLLQENSEPNPSALSVEPPVVSSISNMILPTSFHDLGASNSCGSEFELQSSGVLFDGGILQWLELLPNKGVPIHINVEPEELKWSEYLNGTTLSKNDCESQTHGLHGSSSKEESHVFSASGFGSWHEIQPPPPQL from the exons ATGGGGAAGCACTCCTGTTTCTACAAGCAGAAGCTGAGGAAGGGCTTGTGGTCTCCTGAAGAGGATGAGAAGCTCGTGGAGCACATCAACAAGTATGGTCACGGCAGCTGGAGCTCTGTACCCAAATTAGCAG GTCTGCAAAGGTGTGGAAAGAGTTGCAGATTGAGGTGGATTAACTATCTGAGGCCTGATCTGAAGAGGGGCACATTCTCTCAGCAAGAGGAGGACCTCATCATTCGACTCCATGAGGCCATGGGCAACAA GTGGTCTCAAATTGCAGCCCAGTTGCCAGGGAGAACAGATAATGAGATCAAGAACTACTGGAACTCATGCATCAAGAAGAAGCTGATGCAGAGTGGAATCAATTCCAGGAAACACGCAGTTGAAGCGCATAAGGTTGCAGAAACCATGTGCAGTGACTCCTTGGCCCCAAGTTCGTCGAATCTATTGCAGGAGAATTCTGAGCCAAATCCATCAGCACTGTCCGTGGAGCCACCTGTTGTTTCATCAATCTCGAACATGATTCTCCCGACCAGCTTCCATGACTTGGGGGCTAGCAATTCCTGCGGAAGTGAGTTTGAGTTGCAGAGCTCTGGTGTTCTTTTTGACGGTGGCATCCTCCAATGGCTGGAGTTGCTGCCCAACAAAGGTGTTCCGATCCACATCAATGTCGAGCCAGAGGAATTGAAATGGTCAGAATATCTTAATGGCACCACTTTGTCCAAAAACGACTGTGAGAGCCAAACCCATGGCTTGCATGGATCATCAAGCAAAGAAGAAAGCCATGTATTCTCAGCCAGCGGCTTTGGCTCTTGGCATGAGATACAACCTCCTCCTCCTCAGCTTTAA